GTTGGCTTCCTGCAGGCGTACGCCCCCGGTTTCCAGCAGCAACACGGCGCAGGTGGGGATGCCGTTACGGTTGTCTTCAATGGCCAGCTCCAGCGCCCCGGCGATCTTGGCCCCACCCACCTCGCCCAGGCTGCCGCCCTGGAACCCACCTTCGATGGCGGCGACTACCGTAGTGCGGCCATTGAGACGGCCTTTGGCGATGACCACGCCATCATCGGCCTGGGGCACGATGCCCTGGCGCGGGAGCCAAGGTGACATGAGCCGGTCGAACGGGCCCAGCAGTTCGCGGAAGCTGCCTGGGTCGAGCACGGCGCGTGCTCGCTGGCGCGCGCCCAGTTCGACAAAGCTGCGGCTTTGCAGCAAGCGTTCGATGTCAGTCATGGGGCGATCTCCTCGAAGCCTTGCTCCAGCCGCAAGCGCACGACGCCGGGGGTGGCGCCAAAATCGTGGATGTCGATGTTCACAGCCGGCCATTGGCGGCCTTCGAACAAGCGCTGGAACAGCTGTGCCCAGCGAGCGCCACTGCCGTTGACCGAGGTCACGACCTGAATCTGCAGGCTACCGGCGATGCCAGGCTCGATCAGCACTTCAAGGTCGCCGGAGCTGACGCAGCCGACCACGGTGCGGCCACGGCCCGGCGCGGCGGCAGGGAATTGAAAGGTCAGGGTTTCCATGTCACAGGCTCCCGGCATTGTCGAGGAACAGGCAGGCCGCCAACAGGTCGGCGGCGCCACCCGGAGAGGCATTGAGTTGCAGCAATTGCTGGTCCAACAGGCGCAGTTGCCGGCGCCCGTCCAGCGTGGCGCTGCCGCCGGCATCCAGTACGCCACGGGCGCCCTGCTGGACGCTGGCCAGTCCTTGAGGCCCTGCGCGCCAAAGGACGCAGGTATCAGCCAGCGCCGCCATGATCGCCAGCAAGGCGTCGAGCCGCGCGTGGGTTTCGCTGGCACCGAGGGCACGACTGCGCTGCAGCTGTGGCAGGCCGTGCGCGATGACGGCGGGGAAGCCCAGCTGCGCCTGCTCACGGGCACCGCCGCTGCCATAACGGCGCTTGATCTGGGCACCATGGCTGTCGCCAGGGGTGGCACCCGGGTCGTCGATCAGCGCGATGCGCCCGGCGCGGGCAGCCAGGGCGCAGGGGTGTACCTGGCCATCCAGGGCGCGGGCTGCCACCAGCAGGCCCAAGGCCCAGATTGCGCCTCGGTGGGTGTTTACCCCTCCCGTGGTCGCCAGCATCGCGGCCTCGCCTTCGCGGCCAATGCGCCCTAGTGCGGTGCGCAAGGGCTGGCCGACTTCGCCGATGGCCTCGGCCGTTTCGGCCATTTGCCGCAGGCACGGCCACAGGGCCAGCGCCGATGCATGCATCAATGCCAGCGTCATGTCCGTGTGGGCGCCGTTGCTGCGACGGTCTACCAGGCCCGGTTTGGGCGACAAGTCGGCTTCGTCGATGAGGGCTTCTACTGCCAAATCCGCCAGGTGGTCGGCCAGAGGGATCTCGGTTGTCTGTGCAGCCCTCTTCGCGGGCAAGCCCGCTCCCACAGAGGCCCCACTGACTTCAAGGCCTGTGATGGCTCCACAGGCTTCAAGGCCTGCAATGTACCTGTGGGAGCGAGCTTGCTCGCGAAGAAGCCCATGAGATTGCAAGTCGAGTGCTTTCATTACCAGCTCCTGAACCGTGCGGGCGGGTTGTACAGGCCGCCGGACCATTCGACCAGGTCGGCGATACTGCGCGCGGCCAGCAGTTCACGGCTAGCATCGGTGCGGCGGATACCCAGGTCTTCGGGCAATGCCACCAGGCCCTGCTGGCGCAGGCGCTGGGTGTCTTTGGGGTCATGCCGCAGGCCAATCGCGGTGACACCGGCCACGGCCGCGATCATCTGCTGACGCTCTTCGAGGGACCTGGCCTTGTACAGGTAGGCGATGCCCTCCTCGGTGAGCAAGTGGGTGACGTCGTCGCCGTAAATCATCACCGGTGCCAGCGGCATGCCCGCTTTTTTGGCCACTTCGACCGCATCGAGGGTTTCGACGAAGGTGGGCTTGCCGCCTTCCTGATAGGTTTCGACCATCTGCACCACCAGCTTGCGGCCGCGCTCGAGCATCGTTTCGGGCACGGTCATGTCGAGCCACGCCGGTGTTGCATGGCGGCGGCCACGGGGGTCGTGCCCCATGTTCGGCGCACCGCCGAAGCCCGCCAGGCGGCCGCGGGTCACGGTCGAGGAATGACCATCGCCATCCACCTGCAAGGTGGCACCGATGAACAGGTCGACGGCGTACTGCCCGGCCAGCTGGCACATCATGCGGTTGGAACGCAACGAGCCATCACGGCCGGTGAAGAACACGTCCGGGCGCTGGGCAATGTAGTCCTCCATGCCCAGTTCGGTGCCAAAGCAATGCACGCTTTCGACCCAGCCCGTCTCGATGGCGGGAATCAGGGTGGGGTGAGGGTTAAGTGTCCAGTTACGGCAGATCTTGCCTTTCAGGCCCAGGGACTGGCCATAGGTCGGCAAAATCAGCTCGATGGCCGCCGTATTGAACCCGATGCCGTGGTTCAGCGACTGCACCTGATGTTTTTCATAGATACCGCGGATTGCCATCATCGCCATCAGCACATGCACCGGCTTGATGTGGCGCGGGTCGCGGGTGAACAACGGCTCGATGTAGAACGGCTGATCGGCGACCACCACGAAATCGACCCAGGACGCGGGGATATCGACGCGCGGCAGGTCATCGACCCGATCCACCAACTGGTTGACCTGGGCGATGACGATGCCATCGCTGAACGCGGCGGGTTCCACCAGGGCCGGGGTGTCTTCGGTGCTGGGGCCGGTAAAGAGGTTGCCATCCCGGTCGGCCATGAAGCCTGCGACCAGCGTCACGTTGGGGATGAGGTCGACCAGCAGCCGCGAGTACAGCTCGATGTAGGTGTGGATGGCGCCGACTTCGAGCAGGCCGTCTTCCAGCAACTGCCCGATACGCAGGCTCTGTGGCCCGGCGAAAGAGAAATCGAGCCTGCGCGCGATGCCGCGTTCGAACAGGTCCAGATGCTCGGCACGGCTGACGCTGGGCATGATCATGTGCAGGTCGTGCAGCCGCGTGGGGTCGACCTTGGCGAGTGAGCGCGAGAGAAAATCGGCCTGCTTCTGGTTGTTGCCTTCAAGCACCACCCGGTCTCCGGGGGCGAGCAACAGCTCCAGGGCCTCGACGATACGCGCGGTGGGCAGCACCACGCCGTCGGCGAGGTGCCGGACCCGGTCAAGGCGGCGCTGTTTCTCGGCGCGCCGGCGCGACCATTGCGGCGGTGGATTCTTCGTTGTTGTCATGGTGACTCCACGGGTTCGCTGTCGTGGGGCCACCTTAGGGCGAGGCGGGTTTGCGCATCAATCAAGCTGGGTGCGTGATCGTTACGCTCAGGTTAATGAATTGCGGGAGTGGGCTTGGCGCTGTAGGGCGTGATATTAGTGGCGCTCGATCTCATAGGCGCTGCAAGGCTCAGCCTATGCACAAGGCAAAAATGCAGAACACCCCTGCAGATTTACCGATTGTGCACGACAAATTCGCATGCCAGGATCCAGCGATCCTCCAGCGAACTCCAGACTTCACTTGGAAAATCAATAACAAAGCAGGGAGAACGCGATGACCGCGCACGCTCACACTTCGGCAACGGATCATGTCTTGGCCGAGGTCCGTAACCAGATCGGCCACCTCACCCTCAACCGCCCCGCCGGCCTCAATGCCCTCACCCTGGACATGGTGCGCAGCCTGCGCCAGCATTTCGACCAGTGGGCCGAAGACCCTCACGTGCACGCGGTGGTATTACGTGGCGAAGGGCCTAAAGGGTTCTGCGCCGGTGGCGATATCCGCTCGCTGCATGACAGCTATAAAAACGGTGACCACCTGCACGAAGACTTCTTCGTCGAGGAATACGCGCTCGACCTGTGCATCCATCACTACCGTAAACCGGTACTGGTGCTGATGGACGGTTTCACCCTCGGCGGTGGCATGGGCCTGGCCCAGGGCTGTGACCTGCGTGTGGTCACCGAGCGCAGCCGGCTGGGTATGCCGGAGGTCGGTATCGGCTATTTCCCAGACGTGGGCGGCAGCTATTTCCTCCCACGCATCCCAGGTGAACTGGGCATCTACCTCGGCGTTACCGGCCACCAGGTGCAGGCTGCCGATGCCCTCTACTGCGGGCTGGCCGACTGGTACGTGAGCAGCGACACATTGCCCGCCCTTGACCAGGGCCTGGATCAACTAGCCTTCGGCGACAACCCGCTCAAGGACCTGCAAAGCCTGCTGGCCACGTTGGGCACCCAGGTGCTGGACGACGCGCCACTGCAGAAGCTGCGCCCGGTCATTGACCATTTCTTCGCCCTCCCCGACCTGCCGGCGATCATCGAGCAACTGCGCGCCGTAAGCCTCGGCGACAGCCACCAATGGGCCCTGGCCACCGCCGACCAGCTGGAAAGCCGCTCGCCACTGGCCATGGCGGTTACCCTGGAGATGCTGCGCCGCGGCCGCCACCTGGCGCTTGAGGCGTGCTTTGCCATGGAACTGCACCTGGACCGCCAGTGGTTCCAGCACGGCGACATCATCGAGGGTGTACGCGCCCTGATCATCGACAAGGACAAACAGCCTCGCTGGAACCCGCCGACCCTGGCCGGGCTCGAGCGTCAGCGGGTCGACCAATTCTTCGAAGGCCTGTGAGCCCGGGAGTACACAGATGCAAGACCTCGAACTGAGCGAAGAGCAGATCATGATCCGCGACATGGCCCGGGATTTTTCCCGTGGCGAAATCGCGCCCCATGCCCAGGCCTGGGAAAAGGCCGGCTGGATCGATGATGGCGTGGTGCGCAAGATGGGCGAGCTGGGCCTGCTCGGCATGGTGGTGCCGGAAGACTTTGGCGGCAGCTACACCGATTACGTCGCCTATGCGCTGGCGGTGGAAGAAATCGCTGCTGGCTGCGGCGCCACCGGGGCGATGATGAGCATCCACAACTCGGTCGGCTGCGGCCCGTTGCTGGCCTATGGCACTGCCGAACAACAGCAGGCCTGGTTGCCGCGCCTGGCCACGGGCGAGGTGATTGGCTGCTTCTGCCTGACCGAGCCGCAAGCCGGCTCCGAGGCGCACAACCTGCGCACCCGTGCCGAGCTGGTGGATGGCGAATGGGTGATCAATGGCGCCAAGCAATTTGTCAGCAACGCCCGTCGGGCGGGCCTGGCGATCGTCTTTGCGGTGACCGACCCGGAATTGGGCAAGAAAGGCCTGTCGGCCTTCCTGGTGCCTACCGACAACCCAGGGTTCAAGGTTGATCGCAGTGAGCACAAGATGGGTATCAAGGCTTCCGACACCTGCGCGGTGACCCTCGACAACTGCCGCATCCCTGCCGCCAACCTACTCGGTGAACGCGGCAAGGGGCTGGCCATCGCCCTGTCCAACCTCGAAGGCGGGCGTATCGGCATTGCCGCGCAAGCGTTGGGCATCGCGCGCGCCGCCTTCGAAGCCGCGCTGGCCTACTCCCGCGACCGGGTGCAGTTCGGCAAGCCGATCAACGAACACCAGAGCATTGCCAACCTGCTGGCCGACATGCAGGTCCAGGTCAATGCCGCACGCCTGCTGATCCTGCATGCGGCGCGCTTGCGCAGTGCTGGCAAGCCGTGCCTGTCGGAGGCGTCCCAGGCCAAGCTGTTCGCTTCGGAAATGGCCGAGCGGGTGTGTTCCATGGCCATCCAGGTGCATGGTGGCTATGGCTACCTGGAGGATTACCCGGTGGAACGCCACTACCGCGACGCACGGATCACGCAGATCTATGAGGGTTCGAGCGAGATCCAGCGGATGTTGATTGCGCGGGAGCTCAAGCACTATCCGCTGTAGTTGCTGGGTAACACGGCCCCGCGAAGGGCGCGCGCGGTGTATGGCACCGGCTTCGCCGGTGTTCGCCGGGCAAGCCCGCTCCCACAGGTTTAAGCCGACTTTAGAAACACACCTCAACGCCAATAACGCGCATCATCCACTGTCCGCGCATGCCCCTCGAACAGCGCGGGCAGTTGTTCCTTGAGGTAGTCGATCCAGGTACGCACTTTGGCATCCAGGTAGTGCCGTGACGGATAGATCGCATACAGCGCGCACTCGCGCAAGCGATACGGGGCCAACAGCCGGCGCAGACGCCCCTGCTCGATCGCCTGGCTGGCGGTGTAGAACGGCAGCAGGCCAATGCCCATGCCCAGCTCGCTGGCCACCAGCATGGCGTCGGCCACATTGGTGAGGAAGCTGTCGCGCGGTGCGATCACGCAATGATCGACACCTTGGGGGAATACCCAGTCCCCCTCATACATCGGATACGCCATGCGCAGGCAACGATGTTCATGCAGGTCTTCCGGCCGCTCGGGGACACCAAAGGTCTCCAGGTAACTAGGCGCCGCACAGGGGATGCTGAAGATGTTGCCCAACGGCACGGCGATCAATTGCGAATCCGGCAAAGCCCCGTCCACGGTGATCACCACGTCATGCCCTTCGGCCAAGGGGTCGGGGTTGCGCTGGGACAGGGTCAACTCGACCACCACGTCCGGGCACAGCGCGTTGTAGCCAGCCACCAGCGGCATCAGCAGCAGGCCCAGGCCATGCGGGCAATGCAGGCGCAAGCGGCCACGGGGCGTGAGGTGCGCGCCTCGCGCTTCGCCTACGGCTTCTTCGGTCAGCAGCATGATTTGTCGCGCGCGCTCAAGAAAGCGTTCGCCCGCCTCGCTCATGCGCAAACGGCGCGTGGTGCGGTGCAGCAGGCGGGTCTGTAGCTGGTTCTCAAGCTCGGCAACGATGCGCGACACCTGCGCCGCAGAAATGTCCAAGGCGTTGGCGGCCGCAGCGAAGCTGCCGCACTCCACCACACGGGCGAAGGTACGCATGGCATGCAGCATGTCCATGAAGGGTGTGCTCCTTGATCGGTCTTATTCTTACGTTCCAGGCAGGAATCTATCACGGCTTAGCCCATTTATTGTGGATCACCAATGAATACATCATTGGTAAAACATTGAAGAAGGCGCCTGCCATGAAACGTTCGATCGCTGTCCTTGCCGTTGCCGCTACCCTCGCCTCGTTCGGCGCCGTTGCCGACGCGGGCACAAACCAGCCGGTCGCCAGCAGTGGTAACTACGAGTACGGCATGCCGCTGGATGTCGCCAAAGTCATCTCCATCACCCCTGCCAGCAACGCGGCCGATTGCCAGGTAGGCACCGCGCACATGGTGTATGTCGACCATCAGGGCCGTACCCGAGAGGTCAACTACCGGGAGATGGGTAACTGCTCGCAGCAATGACTCAGGCCAGTACCTGGGTGATCCAGGTAATCTGCCGGTCGAAATCGCGGCGCTTTTCCTCGGGGATCGCATCCCGGGCGCGCTCGAAGTTGGCCAAGGTCTGCTGCTTCTGGCGCAGCATGCGCTGCCATTTGGTCACGAACGCCGGCACTTTGTCGCGCATCAAAAGCGGGCCGAAGTACAGCTCTTCGGCGGTATAGGCCACTGCCTCACTGGGTTCGGCGACGATGATTTCGTAGTCGAAACGGTTCTCCCGCAACAATTCTTCGCTGACGATCCGATAGCCATTGTCCATCAGCCAGCCGCGCAGCGCGCACTCGCCGCCGTTGGGTTGCAGGATCAGGCGCTCACTGCCGCTCAAGCGATGCTTGCCACGTTCGAGAATCTCGCACATGGTGTCGCCGCCCATGCCGCAGAGGCTGACGACCGAAATCCGGTCGCCCATTTCGATCGCTTCCAGCCCATCGGCCAGGCGAATGGTGATATGTGCCTCCAGGCCGTTGCGGCGCACGTTGCGCTGGGCCGAGGCAAAGGGGGTGTGCGCCACCTCACCGGCCACACCGGCTTCGATGGCGCCACGCAGCATCAATGCCACCGGCAGATAACCGTGGTCCGAGCCGATATCGGCCAGGCGCGCGCCCTGTGGCACATGCGCCGCCACGCGCTCCAGGCGCATGGAAAGTGTCTGTTCGTTCAACGTAAGCCCCTTCTCGACAACCGGGCGCGATTCTGACGATCAGGGCGCGGCATTACAATGCGTAAAAGCCCAACGGCTCAGGTTGCGGCAAGGGCGGCCGCTATTTACGTGCTTCCAGTATCAGGTTGAACGGCGTTTGCGTGGCACGCCGAAACCGCGTGAACCCCGCCTCCTCGAACACTGCCCGCAAGCGCGCTTCCCCGGCTTGGGCGCCGAGCCCCAGCCCCACCTCCTGAGACAGTGAGTTTGGCGTGCAGATAAACGTCGACGCCGCGTAGAACAAGCGCCCGACCGGCGTCAGGTTGCCCTCCAGCGAGTCCTCGGCAAACGGTTCCACCAGCATCACCGTCCCGTCGCTCTTCAGGGCGCGGTAAGCATGCCGCGCAGCACCCACCGGGTCGCCCATGTCGTGCAAGCAATCGAAGAAACACACCAGGTCATGGTCGTGGCCCGGATAGTCCTTGGCGGTAGCCTGCTGGAAACTCACCCTGGCACCCAAGCCCGCCTCATCAGCACGCTGGTTGGCGGTCGCGATAGATGGCCCGTGATAGTCGTAGCCGAAGAAGGTCGAGGCCTCAAAGGCCTGTGCCATGACCAACGTCGAGGCGCCATGGCCACAGCCCACATCGGCCACCTTGGCACCGGCTTGCAGCTTGGCCACCACGCCATCCAAAGCCGGCAGCCACTCAGGCACCAAAAACGTTCGATAACCCGGCCGGAAGAACCGTTCGGTGCCGCTGAACATGCATGGATGATGGTCCCCCCAGGCCAGCCCACCGTCGCCACGCATGGCTGCGACCAGCTTGTCCTTGTCGTGAAACAGCGCCGCCACCACCGCTGCGCCACCGGCCATGTAGGCCGGAGAATCTTCCAGCGCCAGGGCCATGGCCTGCTCTTCGGGCAGCACGAAACTACCCTTGTCGTGGACCATGTAGCCTGATGCTGCTTGGGCATTGAGCCATTCCCGTACCAGCCGTGGGTGGCAGCCGGTCTTTGTCGCGAGCGCCTCGGCGGTCGTCGGCTGGCTGTCAGCCATCGCCCGGTACAACCCAAGTTCGTCGCCCAGGATGACATTGGCCAGGGTCGCTGCAGCGCCCATGTCACCCACCAGTTTGCCCATGAATTCGTGAAGCCTTGCCTCGTCCATGACCTGCCCTCCTCTGCAAGAAGGCCACCGTCGACGGGGGAAGTCCGGGTCCGAGGGGGCGGTGGTCGTTGGAATGGAAAGCGCGCCGCGCCACCAACGCGACGGGCTGTTTGTAAGTTTAGATGACCCTATTTCGGCAGAGAAGGATTTGGACTACGTCAATCGTCGAGAACCCAAAACAGGTTCTCGGCCCCTTCTGATGAGCTTCAGCAATAGCATCAAATGCTTGATAACGTGTGGTGAAGCGATTGCACATGGACGATGAAAAACAGGCCGCCCTCATTGGCTTCAAACAAGCCGCTCGTGGGCAGATAGGCCTTGAAAACAATCACAAGAACATCAAGCTGAATAAACGGTTAACAGTCGAGGAAATAGATGATAGAGCAATTGAAGCCCATGAGTGTTGGCATCCCAATCCTCACGACTTTGGCTGGAGTCGTGTTCTGCAATGGAAACGCCGGCGTGCTCATGCACACGCGCTGGACATTGCCATATGGCATGACAATTCCCTCGCGGGCCTTTGCTGGGCCTCGCCACTAGGTAGCAAGGAAAAGATCATGGTGCTCTACCTTCAGCGAAACCCGGACGATCGCCTGGCAACAAGAGGATACATAGCGCCCTTGTGCATGAGCGGCGTCCGTTTCTACGCCCTTCTACTTGGGTTGAAATGGGTTGTGGTGAAAGACCCACTTCCTGAAGCTCGTGTTGCCTACCAAAAGGAGGGTTTCCGGCAGGTAAAAGGTATCGGGCTTGCCTACGACCTGCGTGGTGACTATGCTGCGCTCAACCATGAGGAAATCCGTGATGTCGACTAAAAGCAGCGACTTCAGCGAATCTATAGCTCATTTCAGGGCAATTGCTGACGCAAAGCTCGCACGTCTGCGTGAGTCGGCGCACTACGACAGCTTCCTGACTGAAGAGGCAATCGAAGCGTTCGCCAAGGTCGAGGGGTCTGTCTACGCGGGCACTTCAGGAAAGCGTCGCAAGTACTCGCCTACCTGATCCACGCTCCAGCGCCTTTTCGCCAAGGTCTGCCGAGCTTATTTAAGGTCGTACGCAGCCCTGTAAAAGCGGCCGCATACGCCTGCGACAGCAACGGTCCCGAGCGCTTGAATCAAGGCGTCACTGCCTGGGTTTCACCACCCGACGGCGGATTCAGCTGCAGCACTTCATTGGTATACGTCCACTCCTGCTGCACCCTGTCCGGATGCTCGTTCAGGCGAATGCCATAAGACGGCACGATTTGCTTGATCTTCGCCTGCCAGGCCGCCGACGCCACTTTGTCCTTGAACACCTTGTTCAACACATCCAGCATGATCGGAGGCGCGGTCGAAGCACCCGGTGAAGCCCCAAGCAGCCCCGCGATGCTGCCGTCCTTGGACGTGACCACTTCGGTACCCAGTTTGAGCACACCGCCCTGGGCCTCGTCCTTCTTGATGATCTGCACCCGCTGGCCGGCTTGCCACAGCCGCCAGTCTTCTTTCTTGGCCTCGGGGAAGTAGGTGCGCAACGCTTCGAAGCGGTCATCGTCCGACTGCAAAACCTGACCGACCAGGTACTGCACCAGATCGAACTCGCGTACCCCTACCCTGACCATCGGCCAGGCGTTGTGAACACTGGCGCTGGCGAACAGGTCGAGCAAGGAGCCCTGCTTGAGGAACTTGGTCGAGAAGGTTGCGAACGGCCCGAACAGGATCATGCGTTTGCCATCCAGGACACGGGTATCCAGGTGGGGTACCGACATCGGCGGTGCGCCGGTCGCAGCAATACCGTAGGCCTTGGCCATATGGCGCTGGGCAATGGCCGGGTTATCGGTTACCAGGAACGACCCTCCGACCGGGAAGCCGGCATAGTCCTTGGCTTCATCGATGCCGGACTTCTGCAACAGGGGCAGCGCCGCGCCACCGGCACCGATGAACAGGAACTTGGCATCGGTGGCAGCCTGGCTGCCATCCTTCAGGTTCTTGTACTCGACATGCCAGGAGCCGTCGTCGTTGCGGGTGATGTCCTGGACCTCGGTGGACAGCTTGAGGTCGAAGTTCGGCCGGGTCTGCAGGTAGCCCACGTACTGCCGGGTGATCTCACCAAAGTTGACGTCGGTGCCGATTGGCGTCCAGGTCACGGCCAGTTTCTGGTTGGGGTCGCGCCCTTCCATCATCAGCGGCACCCATTTGCGGATCTGTTCGTGGTCTTCGGAATACTGCATGGGCTTGAACAGCGGGCTGGCTTGCAACGCCTCATAGCGCTTTTTCAGGAAGCGGATGTTGTCGTCGCCCCAGACAAAGCTCATGTGCGGCGTGGTGTTGATAAACGAATGGGGGTTCTTCAATACCCCCTGCTTGACCTGCCAGGCGAGAAATTGACGGGTAACCTGGAACGACTCGTTGATCTCCACTGCCTTGCTGATGTCGATCTTGCCATCTTTCTCTGGCGTGTAGTTCAACTCTGCCAACGCCGAATGGCCGGTACCGGCGTTGTTCCAACCGTTGGAGCTTTCTTCGGCGACCTTGTCCAGGCGTTCAACCATTTCCATCGACCAGCCTGGCTCCAATTCGTTGAGCCAGACGGCCAGGGTCGAACTCATGATGCCACCGCCCACCAGCAGTACATCGACCTTTTTGGTTTCAGCCGCCTGGGCATTGAGCATGCCCATAGCCAGCGCCAGCCCCGCCAGCACTCGCTTCGCATCGATCGTGATTTTCATGTCCTCTCCCGCGCGCCTCGTTACTGTCCGTAAAGCCCAGCACAAGCTTAGCTGAGGGATTTACTGGGATACTGATTCCCCAGTCACCCATCGATGGGGCTTGCAATCAAGGCACTCTCAAAATACTGTATGAATATTCAGTATTCCGAGTCAGCCTCCATGCAGCTCATCGCCAAACTCGGCATTCTTGCCGACGCCGCCAAGTACGATGCTTCCTGTGCCAGCAGCGGCGCCCCCAAGCGCAGCTCGCGGGGCGGCGACGGCCTGGGCGCCACCGACGGCATGGGGATCTGCCACAGCTACACCCCCGACGGGCGCTGTGTGTCGCTGCTCAAGGTGTTACTGACCAACTTCTGCCTTTACGATTGCCAGTACTGCGTCAACCGCCGCTCCAGCAACGTGCCACGGGCGCGCTTTACCCCAGAGGAAGTCGTGCGCCTGACCCTCGACTTCTACCGGCGCAACTGCATCAGCGGCCTGTTTCTCAGTTCTGGCATCATCCGCTCGGCCGACTACACCATGGAACAACTGATCCGTGTGGCACAGCTGCTGCGCGACGAGCACAACTTCCGCGGCTACATCCACCTCAAGACCATACCGGATGCCGACCCGCTGCTGATCGAGGAAGCCGGGCGCCTGGCCGACCGCCTGAGCGTCAACATCGAGCTGCCGACTGATGCCAGCCTCAAGCGCCTGGCACCTGAGAAACACGCGCACACCATCCGTCAGGCCATGGCGGTCATCCACCATGGCCAGCAGGCCGTGGCCAACGAACCCAAGGCGCCGCGCTTTACCCCGGCCGGGCAAAGCACCCAGGTCATCGTCGGCGCTGACGCCACCGACGACAGCACCCTGCTGCGCAATGCCGAGTCGTTGTACCAAGGCTACGGTCTCAAGCGCGTGTACTACGCGGCCTTCAGCCCGATCCCCGACAGCCCAGGCAGCGTGCCCCTAGCGGCGCCACCGCTGCTACGCGAACACCGCCTGTACCAGGCGGACTTCCTGTTGCGTGGCTATGGCTACAAGGCCGGCGAACTGCTGGGCCACAGCGGTAACCTGGCACTGGACATCGACCCTAAGCTTGCGTGGGCACTGGCCAATCGTGAAGTCTTCCCGCTGGATGTGAACCGCGCTGAACCGGCCTTGCTGGCACGTATCCCAGGCATCGGCCTGCGCAGCGTGCAGCGCCTGGTGGCGCTGCGGCGGGAACGGCGCATCCGCTACGACGACCTGATCCAGCTACGCTGCGTGCTGGACAAGGCCCGCCCGTTCATCGTCACCAGTGATTACCGCCCGGCCCAGGCCGAGCTGCGCACCGGCCTGCTGCGCGAACGCCTACGCGAACCGCAGGCGCCGGTGCAAATGGGGTTGTGGGGATGATCGCACTCGATTGCGATGATTGCTTCACGACCTGGCGTGACCAAGCCCGCGTGCTGCTCGGCCATGGCATCGACCCGGCCGAGGTGACATGGTCGCAAGGCCCGATCGCTGATCTGCTGGCCGTGCCGGCACCGCTGCCCGAGGGCCCCGGCCCATTTCGCGGCAAAGTGCCGGCGGCGTTACTGAACCATCTGGAACAGGCCGCTCGCTATCGCGGCGAGCAACGCTGGAACCTGCTCTACGAAGTGCTTTGGCGTGTGGCCCATGGGG
The sequence above is drawn from the Pseudomonas putida genome and encodes:
- a CDS encoding malonate decarboxylase subunit delta, with translation METLTFQFPAAAPGRGRTVVGCVSSGDLEVLIEPGIAGSLQIQVVTSVNGSGARWAQLFQRLFEGRQWPAVNIDIHDFGATPGVVRLRLEQGFEEIAP
- a CDS encoding triphosphoribosyl-dephospho-CoA synthase: MKALDLQSHGLLREQARSHRYIAGLEACGAITGLEVSGASVGAGLPAKRAAQTTEIPLADHLADLAVEALIDEADLSPKPGLVDRRSNGAHTDMTLALMHASALALWPCLRQMAETAEAIGEVGQPLRTALGRIGREGEAAMLATTGGVNTHRGAIWALGLLVAARALDGQVHPCALAARAGRIALIDDPGATPGDSHGAQIKRRYGSGGAREQAQLGFPAVIAHGLPQLQRSRALGASETHARLDALLAIMAALADTCVLWRAGPQGLASVQQGARGVLDAGGSATLDGRRQLRLLDQQLLQLNASPGGAADLLAACLFLDNAGSL
- the mdcA gene encoding malonate decarboxylase subunit alpha, whose product is MTTTKNPPPQWSRRRAEKQRRLDRVRHLADGVVLPTARIVEALELLLAPGDRVVLEGNNQKQADFLSRSLAKVDPTRLHDLHMIMPSVSRAEHLDLFERGIARRLDFSFAGPQSLRIGQLLEDGLLEVGAIHTYIELYSRLLVDLIPNVTLVAGFMADRDGNLFTGPSTEDTPALVEPAAFSDGIVIAQVNQLVDRVDDLPRVDIPASWVDFVVVADQPFYIEPLFTRDPRHIKPVHVLMAMMAIRGIYEKHQVQSLNHGIGFNTAAIELILPTYGQSLGLKGKICRNWTLNPHPTLIPAIETGWVESVHCFGTELGMEDYIAQRPDVFFTGRDGSLRSNRMMCQLAGQYAVDLFIGATLQVDGDGHSSTVTRGRLAGFGGAPNMGHDPRGRRHATPAWLDMTVPETMLERGRKLVVQMVETYQEGGKPTFVETLDAVEVAKKAGMPLAPVMIYGDDVTHLLTEEGIAYLYKARSLEERQQMIAAVAGVTAIGLRHDPKDTQRLRQQGLVALPEDLGIRRTDASRELLAARSIADLVEWSGGLYNPPARFRSW
- a CDS encoding enoyl-CoA hydratase/isomerase family protein encodes the protein MTAHAHTSATDHVLAEVRNQIGHLTLNRPAGLNALTLDMVRSLRQHFDQWAEDPHVHAVVLRGEGPKGFCAGGDIRSLHDSYKNGDHLHEDFFVEEYALDLCIHHYRKPVLVLMDGFTLGGGMGLAQGCDLRVVTERSRLGMPEVGIGYFPDVGGSYFLPRIPGELGIYLGVTGHQVQAADALYCGLADWYVSSDTLPALDQGLDQLAFGDNPLKDLQSLLATLGTQVLDDAPLQKLRPVIDHFFALPDLPAIIEQLRAVSLGDSHQWALATADQLESRSPLAMAVTLEMLRRGRHLALEACFAMELHLDRQWFQHGDIIEGVRALIIDKDKQPRWNPPTLAGLERQRVDQFFEGL
- a CDS encoding acyl-CoA dehydrogenase family protein — encoded protein: MQDLELSEEQIMIRDMARDFSRGEIAPHAQAWEKAGWIDDGVVRKMGELGLLGMVVPEDFGGSYTDYVAYALAVEEIAAGCGATGAMMSIHNSVGCGPLLAYGTAEQQQAWLPRLATGEVIGCFCLTEPQAGSEAHNLRTRAELVDGEWVINGAKQFVSNARRAGLAIVFAVTDPELGKKGLSAFLVPTDNPGFKVDRSEHKMGIKASDTCAVTLDNCRIPAANLLGERGKGLAIALSNLEGGRIGIAAQALGIARAAFEAALAYSRDRVQFGKPINEHQSIANLLADMQVQVNAARLLILHAARLRSAGKPCLSEASQAKLFASEMAERVCSMAIQVHGGYGYLEDYPVERHYRDARITQIYEGSSEIQRMLIARELKHYPL
- a CDS encoding LysR family transcriptional regulator codes for the protein MDMLHAMRTFARVVECGSFAAAANALDISAAQVSRIVAELENQLQTRLLHRTTRRLRMSEAGERFLERARQIMLLTEEAVGEARGAHLTPRGRLRLHCPHGLGLLLMPLVAGYNALCPDVVVELTLSQRNPDPLAEGHDVVITVDGALPDSQLIAVPLGNIFSIPCAAPSYLETFGVPERPEDLHEHRCLRMAYPMYEGDWVFPQGVDHCVIAPRDSFLTNVADAMLVASELGMGIGLLPFYTASQAIEQGRLRRLLAPYRLRECALYAIYPSRHYLDAKVRTWIDYLKEQLPALFEGHARTVDDARYWR
- a CDS encoding DUF2790 domain-containing protein, which translates into the protein MKRSIAVLAVAATLASFGAVADAGTNQPVASSGNYEYGMPLDVAKVISITPASNAADCQVGTAHMVYVDHQGRTREVNYREMGNCSQQ